The Tribolium castaneum strain GA2 chromosome 3, icTriCast1.1, whole genome shotgun sequence sequence AGCgtgtaattttgtttttgcgaCTCAATTCCTCTTTTCCTCTCTTCAATCTCCATTTTTAGCTTTTGTTCCTGATAATTCTTCTCCATTTGAAATTTCTTCTCTTCCAGCTTCATTTGCGCCTCCTGTAGCGCGATCTTCCTTTCCTCCAACGCCAACTTTTTCTCCTCCAACTGCAACTCCCTCAACCTAATGCTTCTTTCGCTTTGCTGTTTCTCGCGCAAAAACTGTAAACTGGAGTTTTTCAACGGCTGCCCGCACGGTCTTTTCACCGCACGCCTCTGTTCCAATAACGTTGAAACATTTTGTTGCGTTCCTTCTCCGTCGCTAGAATTCGTCGATTCGTTCTCTTTTTTGATATCGACTTCGGCCAAAACCGACTGTTGAACTTCATTGTGTTTAAATTTCGGCACGTTTTTCGTCTTAAACCCTCGCGACATTTCCCTAATTTGCAACAAAAGTTGTTCTTTTTCGTCAGACTGTTCTTCCGTCGCAGACCTGCACACATCTTGCTACAAAATCGCTCAAGAAAGTCTTTCTACTCACTTTCGTAGATTGGCTCTGTCGTCTTTTGCCAACAGAGCCAATAAATACTCGACATGGTCTTTAACTGCGCGCACCGTAAACGCCTTCTCGGTTACGTTGACGACGATTTCGCGAATTTCCTTCCATCGTTCGTGTTTCTCGTACGGATTTTGGTGTAGAACTTCACGTAAAAGCACCAAATCGTCGAATATTGTGAATCTTAACCTCTCCGGTTTCGACATTTTTTACGTGATAAGCCGCACTGGGAGTCAGCTCTACGCGCACGCTAAAAATACCGTAACCACCGCGCCAGGGTCATGCATTTTACGGTATTTCTAAAATCGACACAAAAACACATGCGATCTAAAAACAGATCGCCACctctttattaaaacaaaaatttaaaaaaaaacgctttgtctttttatttataaatcgTTACTTCTTATAAAAAACTAAGATGTGCCGATACTTTAAGAATTACAACGAATCAAcgataaaattattgtttattaatacattgcaaagaaatttcttctttttaaggATCTCTGTACCGGGTCCGACGACCTTATCGCGCATCTAAGAAAATCGCTATttataatcaaataaaaactatttgcattttacacgCCTGACTGTACATTTGAAAAGTACTCGTAtctctataattttttcataatttttcacTTACAGACAAAGacaagaattacaaaaaagtaattcccgaccaaaaagtcaaattctGAATTTTATACTAAACCTAATcacttcagataattgtttacgaaattagcgaaaaaaaatactaatcaGTAGTAatcagattttgaattaagcgcacatttacattttaattttgatagttattaataatatgagtgcgaaaacacaagattaaagttcgagggctgtcgttatgcaacgagcgtatgcgagttccATACCTAGAGACTCCCGACAagtttaagcgttttcgtattactgtttttttaaattatgttgttggaagattttaatttaaaacacgttgctatcggaacgtgtttcaaaaaaagtgttaataATCTAGAATTCACATAATCTAGAATTCACATTTAAAAAGGaagcttaaaatgttaccaacaaaaaaaatatttttatttataagttgCTACTTGTGGCGTGGTAAATTTAGGTGAATTAGGTGTGTACTGTAATTGGGATAAGATTGTAAAAGGTTTCATTGGGATATTGCatcaatttttgataattttattgcatgaCTGTAAATAAGGGGCTTCAAAAAGGTCGGCAACTAGTAAGTGATCACTTTGTTAACAAATTACACCTTCTTCTAATCACGCGTCTGGTTtgcgtttaaataaaaaaggccGCTTATTAAACcaccaagtaaaaatttataattctcaGGCTAGCAGGTAGGGATCACTTACGTCCGGTATTTCAGTGCTTGGGTAAAATCTATGGTAACTAACCTATGCTAAATCTTACCCAAGGTTTTAACCTTGAATGCGTAATTCAGTACTTTAGTAGAAATTGGgttaaattttcaactttttggcCATAAAAGTAGGGATctgtttttgatttcttggtgatttttttattattcctaAAAATGCAATAGATATCCACAGTACTAATGTTTCATATTGAATAATTACTACGCTACCAAAACACAGCCAAAAAGTGGCAAAATTGCGTGatatctaataataaaatataaatataaataaataaatatacaaacTCTGTGGGGCGAAGTCTAGTCGAAGACTATTCAACTCAagcccaaaaaaaaaaagaaatataaaaaatattaaacaataagaaaaataaaacaagtaatATAAATAACTTCAGAAAGGTACTAAACTGAGGCAGAGTATTATGACGAATGTTGACATTATGAAAGCTATTTctaaatctaattttttttctaaggtaGAATGGAGACGAAGTTGTCATAAGTTTAAACATAAATGTACCCCATCTCGCGAAAAAATTAGGTTAGAAAAGTAAGGACACTTATGATTAACATGAATAACCCTGAAAAAAGTTGGTAACCCTATACATTTCTTTCGGTAAAGATTCTAAACTTGGTTAATTGATAGCCAGACACTGAAATACGTCAAGCCaggaaataaattggtaaccaAAATATCTTTGGTTTAACCATGGGTTTAACCATCAACTGAAATACCGGACGTTAGTCAAAAAACTTTCtagttaaattaacagttagtGCCCAAAAACTCAGAAAACTGCTGCGACTTTAtgtattgacaaaaaaaaatcgagagTGGCCCTTATCATTGTAACAGGctggtgtgtaaaattttagaattttattagaagtcGCAATTTTCTTGGGTGCGCGATAAAGTTCCCGGTACCGATAcaaccacattttttttcagcaaGTTGGACTTTGTATTTCGatcatatttttcttaaacCAAATAACGGAATTTTAACTTGGACAAAAGTTATTGCCTGCAAActcttttttggtttttaaactTCGATTTATAAACAACACATTACTACAATAAATCATTCACTGTAAtcaatgttttattaattccaATCCAATTTCCCACTAAACGACAAATCTTTCATTCAATTACCGAATTACCCTTATCAAAACAATATCGCAACGTTTGTTAGTATTCATTCGTTCCCATCATGTATCACTACTACTACGAATACTTAAAATCTTCCCGCTACCTCCGAATTTTCTGCACCCTTCCTGTCACCTACGACAAAAACCGCAAACCTAGACCCAGATTTCGTCCTTTTCCCTTTTTATGGTTTTACGCTTTTGCTTTGGTTTTCCAGTTTTTGATTATGTCATTCGCAGCGACTCATATAATTTTGGAACTCCGTACCGAAAAAGTGACGAAAGTTGCtgtaaaattagtaaaaattgcTGTCACTCTTGATATTCTTGTTGTTGTTTACAAAAGCAGaaacaaatttgttaattGTATGAATTCGGTATTGTACTACGAGGAACAAGcggaaaaaaacaacatagtGATGCGATACCGGTAGTAAGAGAGAtgggttataatttttttactgtcgTTTTTAGCTCTTTGAGAATTCTCCTCCTCATGAAAAAAGTCATGGTTTTGAGCACTTCTTTCATAGGAAACCTAAGCTGTTTCATGACAGGCAATACGTACATTTCTTGCGTTGTCTCTTTCATTACTTACAACGTGACCTATCTTATTTCGTCAATTGTACTGACTCAGTTTTGCGGCTTGATTTTGGTTGCACGACAACACTTAATTTTCGTAAACCGGGCattatttaacttatcaaaagaCCCGCAGCAAGCAATAGAAAAAATGAACGAATTGATGACCTATCACTTCGAAGTCTGCGACATGACTATCAAGATAAATCAAGCGTTTTCCGCACACTTGCTTCTGATAATTGTCCGCACTTTTGTGGAATTTTTCAATTCCTTGCACTCTATTGTTAAAGAAAAGTCGCATTTGCTGGTCATGTACGACTTTTTCTGGAGCACTTGTGCGATTTTCGaattcatttttatgctgTTTGCCTGCAAACGCGCCACTGAAACAGTAATAAAACTAGGTTCGTTCGTATTGCGATTTTTGATCAAACGTTGGTTGCAGTGCTCGAGGACCGGCCGGATTTTGAACCTTTTGCAAACCCACAATAACAATAAgttaaatttgcttgtataaaatgataaaatgcTCAATGAAAGTCGCCTAACTAACGTTTTGCTTTCAGCGGAACGTCTTTTTGCTACAGATTAGACACAAACACGTAACGTTTTCGGCCAACAGCTTGTTTTCCATTGATAACAAAATGTTCTTACATGTAGGTATGTTATAAAAAACGGTGTTCTGTCTATAAATGTTATGGTTTTAGTTGATCAGTACCAGTGTGGCGTACCTCCTTATCATAATACAGTTTGAGAAAGAGTAAACAAACTTACACAAAAATTCTGAAAGTGGCTGGCAGTCAACGTGCAATCCCCAGTGTTGGCACTAGAcctgaaaatttataaaacgcTTATAATAGGGAGAAACATCAAAATATCAGTGTTTTTTCTTTAGAGGCGGTTAGATTTGTTCGTTATTTTTGAGGTTATGAAGCAACAAGAAAGAAACAATGTAATTACCGGTCTTGTTCCTCCATGTCTGGATCACTCacagtttaattataatagcacgataaaaagtaaattaattttctctcATTCAATAAAGGTTTGAAGCTTCAAGCTTCGAATTTACAACGCTCTATATGACGCGCATGTCTAATAATTCGAATTTGTGTCAGAATCAAGAATCACCAGACAACCGACAGTtaacatttaagaaaattgttgtttttactTTGTAGGCACAACAAAATAACTGTGGTAATACAATATTGTCAAAATAACATTGAACTTTGCTTAACGTTGTTGTATTTGCaccttttaaagtttttaacgCTTGTAAACACACAAATTATGTTAGGCAACCACTTATACACTAAAGTTTGAAGAGTCGtttgttttctgttttattcctaattaatttaaaaaaactatccAGGCGTCAATAACTCttaagtgttttaacagttttaataatgcgagtgcaaaaacacaagcttaatacttgagggctgtcgttatacaaccagcgtatgcgagttgcataccaAGACACCTGAGAActtaagcgttttcgtatgagtgtttttaaattttttttgttgtaacattttaatttaaaacacgctgctatgggaagcgtgaaatcgtgaaaacacgttgctatcggaaacgaaatatatattaaaaaaaggctcaaaatgttaccaacaaaaaatttattaatctgTTGATGTTTTTCCATTTacaaaacagaaaacaaatcaagtaaaaatattttaatttcttcagtATAACAATATCCATAATACAATTTTGTAAACACAAACAGGTGAGAACTGGCAACTAATCTCAAAAAGAACACGGAATGCAATCAGCCCTCCTCGTCAACGATCAACTCCTCCAGAATCCTATTCACTTGTTCAACGAGTTGTTCATTTTCCAAAACAACTTCGTTCAAATCACAACATTCCCTCCTATACTCATTCAGACACATTTTCAACTTTTGGTTATTCGAATTCTTCATCTTCTTGCTCGAACTATCAGTCGCGTCCTGTTCCAACAATTTCTTCACTTGTTCCAAATACTcctcatttttaataaacatctcCAACTCAAACTTCTTCAAATTGGCGTCATAATTCAAAACGTCCCTTTTCAAAATCATCATTTGCAAATAAACCGTTTGGGCAATTTTATACCAATCGCCCAAATTCTCCGCCAATTGCACATACTGCGGAAACACCTCCTTCTGCAGCAAAACCTTGATCCGATTAATCGTGTGCGTGATTTTGATGCGTTCCAAAATATGGAACTGCTCGTCGTTGTACGAAAGCGTCCGCGTGGCGCGATCTCGCACGAGGTGCTGCCACGAGTCCCTCAATCGCTCCACTTCGGTGCGGGCCCTTTCGGCCGCTCGGGACTTCACCGGACTCTTCAACGGCCGACTTGACACGTCCCACTCCGATTGCAACGTGTTCTCGATCACGTGGCTCTGGTTCAGTTGCATGATTTTTTTCGCCGTTTCCGAGACAAAACTCTCGCTGAGGTGTTTCAACTCGTCGGCGTAGACCACTTGGTGGATATTGCTAAACTTGAAGGCGGCAATTTTTTGCGATGATTCCAGGAAATGAGCAGTCTTTTTATGAATCGTGGTTTTCTCTAGGAGATGTAACGATTCTTGGTTCATTTCTCTGAGTTCCTTGTTTATGTATTGCACGAAATTTTCAACACAGTTGTTGAAATGGGAGCAAGCGagtgaatatttttcgatTCGGCGTTTGCAGAGGTAGCCGATACTACAGGCGTTTTTTGCCTGCGCTGCGTCGCTTTCAACCGAAGTCACATTACTAAATTCGGTAAATTTCGGTAAATTCTGCTCGGGGATTACCGTCACGTTGttgttttctttattaaacaGGAATAAAGGTTCGTCTTCTTTTGTTTCAGGGTAACCCCCGGCTCGACTATTTTCTTCCACTAAGTCggtgaataaatttgatttaaggAGCAAGATTTGATTTTCAAGCGATACTTCAGTCTGTTCGTTTATGTAATTCTGTAGGTGATTGTAGCTTTCGTCGGGATGAATGTAAACCTTGATGAGCTGTGCTTTGTTCACGTGAAAAATATTAACGATTTTTCGCGATAACATGTCAGTGACTTCGGTGAAAAAGCGCTCAAACgtccaaatttttttcgtgtcAGCTTCTAATAAACCGGCCAATAACGgcgtgattattttttttaaacccgGACTTAATTGGCAACTTTCTGGCAACGTTTTGCGCCACTCAATTTGACCATCTTCAGTGACCTGTATTCCGGAAATAACGCCACTTGCTTTTTTCGTCGTTATTAAATGCATCGTTTCCTTGTTTTTGCGGCCCCCGTATGGACGGAATGGAAGATTTCCGGTGGCGACATGATACAAAGTGACTCCGATTGACCACAAGTCAATTGTGGcgccaaaagttttattgacgTGTTTCCGTAATACTGCGCGTTCGTAGAGATCAGGGTGTAAGTATTCTTCGGTGCCATATAATGACTGGAAATGTTGGCCCTCGGGGAGTTCTCGGGCAGCTCCAAAGTCGGTCAACTTGTACACAGTCCGGCCGTCATCACAGATAAATTTCATTATGTTACCTGGGGAAACAAAATGCAAATGTcgaaaatgtaacaaatgAGAAGAACTTAAAATAGAAAGTTTCACTTTTCATAGCCAACATGGCacatctttattatttttgattttgataaATCATCCAATAGAGTAATGACTACGGAAGACTAACTTAGAAGACGAAACTAACACTATATTTCTATCTTTAATggtttaagtataaattaactttccaaaacttgaccaccggcaaaataaagtaaatccgtcacttgagcgtctttgaaagacttttggggcctaaatggttgacgATAGAGATATGACCTAgcagacatttttgtaggaaatttaattctctacaatttccTTCCCAACAATTTTCctgcatctgtaaccgtattcacagaatttttatatttatatttttatagagCAGTGCAAAATggtaaaagttaaattaaatatatatAGTTTAAGATAAAAGTTTTGCAtatgtttatgtcttactatTGAGATATTAAAGCTCTATCTggctgtattttttgttaatgttaTCGAGGAcgggaacattttatttgtacgcCGTTTCAAATCCTAATCTTTAGATATCCTTAGTAATGACTAAAAATAGATATTAGTCATTGAAAACCCGGGAACGCGCCATTACCTGGCTTTAAATCCCGGTGGACCAGGTTATTATCCCGGAGGTGCTTCATCCCGGCGGACAAGTCCTGGAGCACCTTCAGGAACTCATTTTCGGCTAGTCCGTACGTGTTCTCCGGGTCGTCCAAAATGTTGAAAAGACTTCCCCCCGTACACAGTTCCATCACAATAACCTTTCCACGGTTTTCCTGTTCTTCCTCAATGGCCAAAagtttgacgatattttcatGTTTCACTTTCTGGAGCACTTCGAATTCGCGCATTTGCACGTCGTGGGGGCGCAAGTGGCTCATTTGATTGAAAGTTTTCACCGCGACAGGTTCACCATTGATTTTGTTTACGCCTTGGTAGACAGCCCCGGTGGCCCCCTTGCCCAAGACACTCGTTGTCGACCAGACGTAATTCTGAGATCCGCGTAAAAACGACATTTTGGGGGCCGATATTTGGGTCACATGCTTTCTCACATCGGTGAATTACcgaaatttcacaaaaaattaacttgaaATGTTTCGTCAGCTGTATTTGTGTCACAGCAATGAAGCCAACAATGGCAGCGAAAAGTTACTAAATGACAGTGGCGTAGCACCCACTTTTCTCCAGgggataatgaaaaaattaaaaccatcaTTAAACagaataaatgtttattatgCAAAACATCACATGTTGATACTTaactaattacaaaattaacaaGACGTTATAAATCAGTCGATAAATTCGAGTTCAACGTCACAACCAGTTCATTCATTTGTTcaaccaattttaaattttcctcAACAAGTGTCTTAATAtctaaattattagttttgtaTTTTCCAACAAtatcaaacaatttttctttattgagTCCCAAAGTGCCGATAGTTTTCAAGTTGTCGTCACTGCGGGCCTGAATTTCGTCCTCAAATCGTTTCAAATCGCTTCTATAACGATTAAGTAGTTTTTTCAAAGTACTTAAAGTCCGCACAtgtgcaaaaaattcatttttgtaccaattttttatatcattaACAAAACTATCAAAATTCGGGTCCATTTTATCGGTAAAAGTTTCCAATATTGTTCTCACACAatgaacaattttaattttttcaaaatcgtataattttttattaattcgtgcattatataatttttttctcaactgCTTCATATCGGTAAGTTCTTTAGACACCGTTTTCAGATAAGAATCGTGTGACGTGTTTGGAACTAAATCCGCTTTAATATTTCTCAAATCGTTGAACAATTTGTCCGTTTCAGAAAGAAAATTATCGCTAATCTCTTCAAACCTATCGAGGAATGAATCGTCATTGGAGtgattcaaattttgtaattgttttaaaatctgAGCCCGATTTTTAGTCTGTGAAGATTTCTCTAACAACGTGTCGTACATTTTCCGTTGATCTCTTGTTTCCTCTTTACAGTAACTATTAAAATCCTTgataaaattactaaaatactTGTAAACAATGGACTGATAATCCATTACATTTTTACAAAGACACAAGTCCCGACACGTCACGAAGGCAAGTCTATGATCATCAGATTCGCTACTTGACATAAACTTATTAGGAAAATTCGTAaggttttcaaaaactaactGAACATCGATTGTAGACTCAACCTCTGCATTACTCcgatcaaacaaaaaaatacaatccGATTCGTCAACACCGGAAAAATCCTCAAAAGTGTTCACAATCAGGTTAGCCTTATAAAGAAAAACCTGATTTTCTTCAGCTACCTCACTCTGTGCCGaaacataatatttaaaagtgtTGAACGTTTCATCCGATTTTATGTACACCTTCATCAGCCGCATCTTATTAACATAAAAAACGTTAATTACTTTCCTTGAAACTAAGTCAACCACTTGCTCGTAATATTGCGTAAACGACCACTGCTTGCCCTTTTCCTGTATAAAAACCCCCGCAATTATGGGCGTTATCAATTGTTTGAGCCCGCAACTCAAGCGGCAATTCCGCGGTAATTTTTTCTGGAAGACAACTTCGTCggaatttttctgttgaatGGCCGAAACGATCCCTTCATTTTCCTGCATTTCGTGGTAAATTCGAAGCATCACGTGGCGATCCATCACCAGAAAGGGTAAATTCCCGGTTGCTGTCTGATAAAGCGTGACACCAATCGACCAAAGGTCCGTGTTCGCCCCAAACTCACGCGTGCAATTGCCCCCCTGGAAAAagcacaccctgtatagttgGGGGTGGAGGTAGGGCTCCGTGCCGTGGAGGGACGTGAAGTTTTGGCCCTCGGGGAGTTCCCGAGCTGTGCCGAAATCGGCGAGTTTGTAAACCGTTTGACCGTCGTCAAGCACATGACGCATTATAttatctgcaatttttttaagtttaagcACAGGTTTAAGCTTCATTAAGGGTCATATTTTCTTACCTGGTTTGACGTCACGGTGAATTACATCGTGCCTCTTCAGAAACTCCAACCCCGCTGATAAGTGATTGAAAACGAGTAGAAATTCTTCATCGGGTAATCCACAAACGTTTTCGGGTTCGTTTAAGTAGCTCATGAGGCTTCCGCCGTTGCATAATTCCAAAATCATGACCATTTTATTGGTGGAGAGCTCGAATTCGGTGGCGAAAAATCGGATGATATGTTTGTGTTGTAATGATTGCAATAATTTGGTTTCTTGTGATACTTGATGATTAacatgtttgaaaatttttattgcgaCTTTATCACCCGATCGTTTATGTATGCCACGAAAAACTTTACCGAAAGTGCCTTCTCCGAGACAATCGTCGTCGCTCCAGATGTAATTCTGGGATTCACTCAAACCGACGGACATGTCCTGGAAAAAGGGGAACAGTGGGCCTTAGAAAATGCAATTTTCGCACTAATGTGATAACAAACATAAATACTGATATCTTATCTACAGCACGATGGAGCTGATAAGATTTTGATCAAATATGATCATAAATcaattgattttgttttatttttttttatcaccgCAGCCACTACTAAACATTAAGAAAGGACATTATCACAACGATGAAATTTGTGCTCTATAACATTAATTGAgtcacattttttatgaaatacaaaaaatttccaGATGTGTTATGGAACAAAGAATTAGGTATTTTACCCAAATTCTTTGTGTAAAACAGAGTACCCCAAAAACCCTCAAAACAACTTACAGATGGGATTATACCAATGTTGCCATTAAGAAACAccataacacaaaataaagcccaaaaaaaataatttcaaagtaaAACACTCCccaacacaaaaacaaaaataaataaataaaataaggtTATGTTACTTCGCAGATTTGGGACGACGGACGTTTGCCCGAATGTTTTTCTGAccgaaaatttgttttttttttgttataatttttactacATATTGTTTGTGGTgtaaaagttcaaacaatccaattaaaataaaaaaaaacgtattacCCGACACAATTATTTaagtttcattcaaaattaatttgaaatgatttggaataaaattttaccattATCT is a genomic window containing:
- the LOC107398335 gene encoding trichohyalin gives rise to the protein MSKPERLRFTIFDDLVLLREVLHQNPYEKHERWKEIREIVVNVTEKAFTVRAVKDHVEYLLALLAKDDRANLRKSATEEQSDEKEQLLLQIREMSRGFKTKNVPKFKHNEVQQSVLAEVDIKKENESTNSSDGEGTQQNVSTLLEQRRAVKRPCGQPLKNSSLQFLREKQQSERSIRLRELQLEEKKLALEERKIALQEAQMKLEEKKFQMEKNYQEQKLKMEIEERKRGIESQKQNYTLINALLHMVQEKQDLH
- the LOC658218 gene encoding serine/threonine-protein kinase TBK1; translated protein: MSFLRGSQNYVWSTTSVLGKGATGAVYQGVNKINGEPVAVKTFNQMSHLRPHDVQMREFEVLQKVKHENIVKLLAIEEEQENRGKVIVMELCTGGSLFNILDDPENTYGLAENEFLKVLQDLSAGMKHLRDNNLVHRDLKPGNIMKFICDDGRTVYKLTDFGAARELPEGQHFQSLYGTEEYLHPDLYERAVLRKHVNKTFGATIDLWSIGVTLYHVATGNLPFRPYGGRKNKETMHLITTKKASGVISGIQVTEDGQIEWRKTLPESCQLSPGLKKIITPLLAGLLEADTKKIWTFERFFTEVTDMLSRKIVNIFHVNKAQLIKVYIHPDESYNHLQNYINEQTEVSLENQILLLKSNLFTDLVEENSRAGGYPETKEDEPLFLFNKENNNVTVIPEQNLPKFTEFSNVTSVESDAAQAKNACSIGYLCKRRIEKYSLACSHFNNCVENFVQYINKELREMNQESLHLLEKTTIHKKTAHFLESSQKIAAFKFSNIHQVVYADELKHLSESFVSETAKKIMQLNQSHVIENTLQSEWDVSSRPLKSPVKSRAAERARTEVERLRDSWQHLVRDRATRTLSYNDEQFHILERIKITHTINRIKVLLQKEVFPQYVQLAENLGDWYKIAQTVYLQMMILKRDVLNYDANLKKFELEMFIKNEEYLEQVKKLLEQDATDSSSKKMKNSNNQKLKMCLNEYRRECCDLNEVVLENEQLVEQVNRILEELIVDEEG
- the LOC100141977 gene encoding serine/threonine-protein kinase TBK1, with translation MVFLNGNIGIIPSDMSVGLSESQNYIWSDDDCLGEGTFGKVFRGIHKRSGDKVAIKIFKHVNHQVSQETKLLQSLQHKHIIRFFATEFELSTNKMVMILELCNGGSLMSYLNEPENVCGLPDEEFLLVFNHLSAGLEFLKRHDVIHRDVKPDNIMRHVLDDGQTVYKLADFGTARELPEGQNFTSLHGTEPYLHPQLYRVCFFQGGNCTREFGANTDLWSIGVTLYQTATGNLPFLVMDRHVMLRIYHEMQENEGIVSAIQQKNSDEVVFQKKLPRNCRLSCGLKQLITPIIAGVFIQEKGKQWSFTQYYEQVVDLVSRKVINVFYVNKMRLMKVYIKSDETFNTFKYYVSAQSEVAEENQVFLYKANLIVNTFEDFSGVDESDCIFLFDRSNAEVESTIDVQLVFENLTNFPNKFMSSSESDDHRLAFVTCRDLCLCKNVMDYQSIVYKYFSNFIKDFNSYCKEETRDQRKMYDTLLEKSSQTKNRAQILKQLQNLNHSNDDSFLDRFEEISDNFLSETDKLFNDLRNIKADLVPNTSHDSYLKTVSKELTDMKQLRKKLYNARINKKLYDFEKIKIVHCVRTILETFTDKMDPNFDSFVNDIKNWYKNEFFAHVRTLSTLKKLLNRYRSDLKRFEDEIQARSDDNLKTIGTLGLNKEKLFDIVGKYKTNNLDIKTLVEENLKLVEQMNELVVTLNSNLSTDL